In one Kosmotoga arenicorallina S304 genomic region, the following are encoded:
- a CDS encoding penicillin-binding protein, with amino-acid sequence MTRIPAHRGSIYDVRGRLLAYDSLLYEAWLDLDFVRRNATEGELELLLKNINEYFNLPGEEVLDKLTSNSYFMLLGKSENLDEIMRKITPAIRKYISIELNTERLSLKEYGLEKIIGSLDTSGNPLSGIEKTYNNVLQGKKDGFVRKTLTGTIKTKPENGNDVYLSIDLGMQKMVYEILEKAVKKNKADGGIAVLMESRTGKIIAYTNTYDWDVGLMGIFEPGSTIKPIIYGLALETMSITEDSTFLCEGIIQPVKGLDIYIRDTEGEKHGIETFKDAIRNSCNVATTQVASAVLSNIGKSEFYEKLIEAGFGRKTGVDLAGEINGLFQKPSEWSLISPFQFAIGQGIGVTAFQLLRTLNAYAADGNLLVPSFVKAIGDGTEITEIPGRIESQIFSETLVKKMVPVLESVVASGTGTRAQVEGIRIGGKTGTAQKAGESGYSYSDYYSLFWGFFPVESPKYSLLIMIDNPRAGEFYGGTVSGPVFAEIVENIYGMNVEPIELKREIYDWKMPDLMGYTLHDVYEIGNLLGIERVITHGTGRVVEQWPEAGEPLSSEIEVWLSMEEE; translated from the coding sequence ATGACCAGAATACCTGCTCACAGGGGTTCTATTTATGATGTCAGGGGCAGGCTTCTCGCGTATGATTCACTGCTTTACGAAGCATGGCTTGACCTTGATTTTGTCAGGAGAAATGCAACAGAGGGCGAGCTGGAGCTACTTCTGAAAAATATCAACGAATACTTTAACCTTCCAGGAGAGGAAGTACTGGATAAACTCACTTCTAATTCCTATTTCATGTTACTTGGTAAATCAGAGAACCTTGACGAAATAATGAGAAAAATCACCCCTGCAATCAGAAAATACATTTCTATTGAATTGAATACAGAAAGGTTATCGCTCAAGGAATATGGGCTCGAAAAAATCATTGGAAGCCTTGATACGAGCGGGAATCCCCTCAGCGGTATTGAGAAAACCTATAACAATGTGTTACAGGGGAAAAAAGACGGCTTTGTGAGAAAAACGCTCACTGGTACGATAAAAACAAAACCTGAAAATGGAAATGATGTTTACCTTTCGATAGATCTCGGTATGCAAAAGATGGTATATGAAATTCTCGAAAAAGCGGTCAAAAAGAACAAGGCAGATGGTGGTATAGCTGTTCTTATGGAAAGCAGAACCGGGAAAATCATTGCCTATACCAACACTTATGATTGGGATGTTGGATTAATGGGTATTTTTGAACCCGGTTCAACAATTAAACCCATAATTTATGGTTTAGCCCTTGAAACAATGTCGATAACCGAGGATTCCACGTTTCTCTGCGAGGGAATAATTCAACCGGTGAAAGGTCTGGATATATACATAAGAGATACCGAAGGGGAGAAGCATGGAATAGAAACCTTCAAAGATGCAATTAGAAATTCTTGTAATGTTGCGACGACACAGGTTGCAAGTGCAGTTCTTAGCAACATAGGAAAGTCTGAATTCTACGAAAAACTTATAGAAGCTGGATTTGGTAGAAAAACCGGTGTTGATCTTGCTGGTGAGATTAATGGGCTTTTCCAGAAACCTTCCGAATGGTCGCTAATATCTCCTTTTCAATTTGCTATCGGTCAGGGAATAGGAGTCACGGCTTTTCAGCTGCTTAGAACGCTAAATGCATACGCAGCAGATGGAAATCTGCTGGTTCCTTCTTTTGTTAAGGCCATCGGAGACGGTACTGAAATAACGGAAATCCCGGGAAGAATAGAATCACAAATTTTTTCTGAAACTCTGGTGAAGAAAATGGTTCCGGTGCTTGAATCTGTTGTAGCAAGCGGAACCGGCACCAGAGCACAGGTTGAAGGCATAAGGATTGGAGGCAAAACCGGTACGGCGCAAAAAGCCGGTGAATCCGGTTACAGTTATAGCGATTATTATTCCCTGTTTTGGGGCTTTTTCCCTGTGGAATCCCCGAAATATTCGTTACTCATTATGATTGACAACCCGCGAGCAGGAGAATTTTATGGGGGAACAGTTTCAGGCCCTGTATTTGCAGAGATCGTGGAGAATATCTATGGAATGAATGTTGAGCCAATAGAGCTTAAGCGAGAAATTTACGACTGGAAAATGCCCGATTTGATGGGGTATACTTTACATGATGTCTATGAAATAGGTAATCTACTCGGAATTGAACGGGTAATAACTCATGGTACCGGCAGAGTCGTTGAACAATGGCCTGAAGCTGGAGAACCTTTGAGTTCTGAAATCGAAGTCTGGCTTTCCATGGAGGAAGAGTGA
- a CDS encoding phospho-sugar mutase, protein MERNREEAIKEYQRWIQKADPEVVEELKGFSENQVIESFYTDLEFGTGGLRGIIGAGTNKMNIHTVTRATQGFSNWLKKNYPSPSVVIAFDTRKMSREFARRSAEVLSANGIKTYLFADPTPTPVLSFAVRELGCSGGIVITASHNPPQYNGYKVYTHDGTQAVPRYAEAIIEEIRKLDFFIDLKKNEELIEKVPDVLTKNFEDYIIKLSEHLLNLHKSNPEILKVLYTPLHGTGYKPVMNVLKRLGCNVRVVVEQSKPDGNFPTVSYPNPEDPKAFAMALKQAEEFNPDIIIATDPDCDRMGLMCRENEGYVSITGNQIGVIMLEFLLNSLKNELPDNPFVVKTIVTTDLAKSIVQEYGVSLKETLTGFKFIGELIEKSVIEKSGNFLFGFEESYGYLYGTHVRDKDAVIASALAATIATTLKGKGISLLEYLNEIYEKYGYYMESLESFAFEGIEGMKRISRIMENLRHSAPAEIDGKKLVDFKDYKEGVAGLPKADVVELTYEDDLKLIARPSGTEPKIKFYLMSRGVNRKSAMEKTGLLKKLVERIVK, encoded by the coding sequence ATGGAAAGAAATAGAGAAGAAGCGATAAAAGAGTATCAAAGGTGGATCCAGAAAGCTGATCCCGAAGTCGTTGAGGAATTAAAAGGATTTAGCGAAAATCAGGTAATAGAAAGCTTTTACACGGACCTTGAATTTGGAACAGGAGGACTTCGCGGCATAATAGGCGCTGGAACAAATAAAATGAACATTCACACTGTGACAAGAGCAACACAGGGTTTCTCGAATTGGCTTAAGAAGAATTATCCTTCACCTTCTGTTGTCATAGCCTTTGACACCCGGAAGATGTCCAGAGAATTTGCGCGAAGGTCAGCAGAAGTGTTATCGGCGAATGGAATTAAGACTTACCTTTTTGCGGATCCTACTCCTACTCCTGTTCTGAGCTTTGCAGTCAGGGAACTGGGATGCAGTGGTGGTATCGTGATAACGGCAAGCCATAACCCACCACAATATAACGGTTACAAAGTCTATACCCATGATGGCACGCAGGCTGTTCCCCGTTATGCAGAAGCTATCATCGAAGAAATAAGAAAACTTGACTTTTTCATCGATCTGAAAAAGAACGAGGAGCTTATAGAAAAAGTCCCTGATGTTTTAACCAAAAACTTTGAGGATTATATAATCAAACTATCAGAGCACCTGTTGAATTTACACAAATCAAATCCTGAAATTTTGAAGGTGCTATATACCCCTCTTCACGGTACCGGTTATAAGCCGGTTATGAATGTTTTGAAAAGGTTGGGGTGTAACGTGAGGGTTGTTGTGGAACAGAGTAAGCCTGACGGCAATTTCCCGACGGTCAGCTATCCCAACCCGGAAGATCCGAAAGCTTTTGCGATGGCCTTGAAACAGGCGGAAGAGTTTAACCCCGATATAATAATCGCAACAGACCCTGATTGTGATAGAATGGGGCTTATGTGTCGGGAAAACGAAGGCTATGTTAGCATTACCGGAAACCAGATAGGAGTCATAATGCTTGAATTCCTGCTGAACTCTTTGAAAAATGAACTTCCCGATAACCCCTTTGTGGTTAAAACCATTGTTACTACCGATCTGGCAAAGTCCATTGTTCAGGAGTATGGAGTATCCCTCAAAGAAACGCTAACGGGATTTAAATTCATTGGCGAGCTAATAGAAAAATCCGTAATTGAAAAAAGCGGGAACTTCCTTTTTGGCTTTGAAGAGAGTTATGGATATCTTTATGGAACTCATGTAAGGGATAAAGATGCGGTTATAGCTTCTGCCCTGGCGGCAACTATCGCGACCACTTTGAAAGGAAAAGGTATTAGCCTGCTGGAGTATCTCAATGAAATCTACGAAAAGTATGGTTACTATATGGAGTCATTGGAAAGCTTTGCCTTTGAAGGAATAGAAGGCATGAAAAGAATATCCAGAATAATGGAAAATTTACGGCACAGCGCTCCCGCGGAAATCGATGGTAAAAAACTGGTCGATTTCAAAGACTACAAAGAAGGGGTTGCTGGTTTGCCGAAAGCAGACGTTGTTGAGCTCACATATGAGGATGACTTAAAGCTAATTGCCAGGCCGTCAGGCACTGAACCGAAGATCAAGTTCTATCTTATGTCAAGAGGCGTCAATCGAAAGTCTGCGATGGAAAAAACAGGACTCTTAAAGAAACTTGTAGAAAGGATTGTCAAATAG
- the rsmH gene encoding 16S rRNA (cytosine(1402)-N(4))-methyltransferase RsmH → MTLPREYHESHRSVMVHEALHYLLTRDDGVYVDCTLGEGGHTRAIIEATSAKSSVIGLDVDAEVLALAERKLRDIQENVSLFNVSYLNFDVVLGSLGISKVDGFLLDLGVSTYQLKAKGRGFSYEVDEPLDMRMNLDNPVKAADVVNRYSEQELARILFEYGDEKRFSRRIARSIAKRRPIQTTFELVEAIRSALPPEERHRRKRHFATRTFQALRIEVNNELEVIKSTLLKIPEYLNPGGRVVAITFHSLEDRTVKVAFREKKGIELKILTKKPIIPSDSEVKENPRARSAKLRAAERI, encoded by the coding sequence ATGACATTGCCAAGAGAGTACCATGAGTCCCACCGGAGCGTGATGGTTCACGAAGCGCTCCATTATTTGCTTACAAGGGATGATGGAGTTTACGTGGATTGTACTTTGGGCGAAGGTGGGCACACCAGAGCTATTATTGAAGCAACCTCGGCGAAATCTAGCGTTATCGGCTTAGATGTAGATGCTGAGGTTTTAGCATTAGCGGAGCGAAAATTACGGGATATTCAGGAAAACGTAAGTTTGTTCAATGTTTCTTATCTGAATTTTGACGTTGTTCTGGGATCGTTGGGCATTAGCAAGGTCGACGGATTTTTACTCGATCTTGGCGTTTCTACCTACCAGCTCAAAGCAAAAGGAAGAGGATTTAGCTACGAAGTAGACGAACCCCTTGATATGAGAATGAACCTTGACAACCCTGTCAAAGCAGCGGATGTAGTAAATAGGTACTCGGAACAGGAACTCGCAAGAATCCTATTCGAGTATGGCGATGAAAAGCGTTTTTCCAGGCGGATAGCCCGGAGCATAGCGAAGCGGAGACCCATCCAAACAACCTTCGAATTAGTTGAGGCTATTCGATCAGCCTTACCGCCTGAAGAACGCCACAGAAGAAAAAGACATTTTGCTACGAGAACTTTTCAAGCTTTGAGGATTGAAGTAAACAATGAGCTGGAGGTCATTAAGAGCACTCTTTTGAAGATTCCTGAATATCTCAACCCCGGTGGAAGAGTGGTTGCGATCACCTTTCATTCGCTGGAGGATAGGACGGTTAAAGTTGCGTTCAGGGAGAAGAAGGGTATTGAGCTGAAAATTTTGACAAAGAAGCCTATAATACCGTCTGATAGTGAGGTGAAAGAAAATCCTCGAGCGAGAAGTGCAAAATTGAGGGCAGCGGAGCGGATCTGA
- the gatC gene encoding Asp-tRNA(Asn)/Glu-tRNA(Gln) amidotransferase subunit GatC: MMNIHVDEKLLLHLESLAKVELKAEEREKLIKDISKILDYMSLIDELSVDGYEEMFTPIEENLELREDRQREFEHTDDLISLFPERESRQLKVPKIY, from the coding sequence ATGATGAATATACACGTTGATGAAAAATTGCTCCTGCACCTTGAATCCCTTGCTAAAGTGGAACTCAAAGCTGAAGAAAGAGAAAAGCTCATTAAAGATATCTCAAAAATTCTTGATTATATGTCCTTAATTGACGAGTTGAGCGTTGACGGCTACGAAGAAATGTTCACACCCATAGAAGAAAATCTGGAATTGCGCGAAGACAGGCAAAGAGAATTTGAGCATACCGACGATCTTATTTCTCTCTTCCCTGAGCGTGAATCGAGACAATTGAAAGTTCCAAAGATCTATTGA
- a CDS encoding YraN family protein, whose protein sequence is MSVEKGKRFEELACAYLLKKGYKLVEKNVRYPFGELDIVAMKGKRLVFVEVKGGNKAFQPRIRVNSSKLRRIELAANKFIADRNPKFEECQLDVIEVLNDGTINHLEAIGRW, encoded by the coding sequence ATGAGTGTCGAAAAAGGGAAACGCTTCGAAGAACTTGCCTGTGCTTATTTGTTGAAAAAGGGGTACAAACTGGTCGAAAAAAATGTCCGGTATCCCTTTGGTGAACTTGATATTGTTGCTATGAAAGGGAAAAGGCTTGTATTTGTTGAAGTTAAAGGCGGGAATAAAGCGTTTCAGCCCCGTATCAGAGTGAACAGTTCAAAACTCAGGCGAATAGAACTCGCTGCAAACAAATTCATAGCTGACAGAAATCCGAAATTCGAAGAATGCCAGCTTGACGTGATAGAAGTTTTGAATGATGGTACCATAAATCATCTGGAAGCAATTGGAAGGTGGTAG
- a CDS encoding TlyA family RNA methyltransferase, whose product MNSKLRLDELLVKKSFFQSRSKASEAIKSGKVKVDGKLVDKPGKRISGDAVIELIDHKFVVSRAYYKLEKALDSFKVSVKGKRACDLGASTGGFTQLLLERGAKVVYAVDVGTSQLHPFLKSKSEVVSLENTDARYVTPEILNGAVDIVTADLSFISITKVTGSISGMLKAEGDCICLIKPQFEAGPGVTKKGGCSQLHGTQRGSQQGC is encoded by the coding sequence ATGAATTCGAAACTTAGGCTTGATGAGTTGCTCGTAAAGAAATCCTTTTTTCAGTCCCGTTCAAAAGCAAGTGAAGCCATAAAATCAGGTAAAGTTAAGGTTGATGGAAAACTGGTGGACAAACCGGGTAAAAGGATTTCAGGTGATGCCGTCATAGAGCTAATTGACCATAAATTTGTGGTAAGCAGGGCTTATTATAAACTTGAGAAAGCCCTTGATAGTTTTAAAGTCTCTGTAAAAGGTAAGCGCGCATGTGATCTCGGGGCTTCAACCGGCGGATTTACCCAATTGCTTTTGGAACGGGGAGCAAAGGTGGTGTATGCAGTAGATGTGGGGACCTCACAGTTGCATCCCTTTTTGAAAAGTAAATCCGAAGTGGTCTCCCTTGAAAATACCGATGCACGCTATGTTACCCCGGAAATTCTCAATGGTGCTGTTGATATCGTGACCGCTGATCTCTCTTTTATTTCCATTACGAAAGTAACTGGCAGCATTTCTGGAATGCTGAAAGCTGAGGGGGACTGCATTTGCTTGATAAAGCCGCAGTTTGAAGCAGGGCCCGGGGTGACCAAAAAGGGGGGTTGTTCTCAGCTCCATGGAACACAGAGAGGTTCTCAACAAGGTTGTTGA
- the truA gene encoding tRNA pseudouridine(38-40) synthase TruA, protein MKRFAAVVAYDGTDFFGFQVQPDRRTVQGSLEEALAKIHKEEVRTDAAGRTDTGVHGFGQVIAFNSGLERLSPETMKDALNANLPDDIYVRKVYEVPREFSPRFHAKKRIYHYYILNAPEPDLFKKRYTWWFPYEIDIELIRKGASFLLGEHDFAAFRTGRDDRTTIRTITNIRVLRTRKSIVLIRVEGISFLRRMVRNIVGTLVRVGSGNLHPEAVKTILESKDRSMLPSSAPAQGLVLYKVLFDEFET, encoded by the coding sequence ATGAAGAGATTTGCAGCTGTAGTTGCTTACGATGGGACAGATTTTTTTGGGTTTCAGGTTCAACCCGATCGCAGAACAGTGCAAGGTTCCCTCGAAGAAGCCCTCGCAAAGATACATAAAGAAGAAGTCCGAACAGACGCTGCTGGCCGCACAGATACTGGTGTTCATGGCTTTGGACAGGTGATTGCTTTTAACTCTGGATTGGAAAGGTTATCCCCGGAAACCATGAAAGACGCCCTCAACGCGAACCTTCCCGATGATATTTACGTCAGAAAAGTATACGAGGTTCCCAGAGAATTCAGCCCACGCTTTCATGCAAAGAAAAGGATTTACCACTATTACATATTAAACGCTCCGGAACCCGATCTTTTCAAAAAGAGATATACCTGGTGGTTTCCTTATGAGATAGATATTGAACTGATACGAAAGGGTGCGAGTTTTCTGCTGGGTGAGCATGATTTTGCAGCTTTTCGCACGGGAAGAGATGACAGGACCACGATACGGACAATAACAAACATAAGAGTTTTGAGAACGAGGAAATCCATTGTGCTTATCAGAGTTGAAGGTATATCTTTTCTCAGGAGAATGGTCAGAAATATTGTGGGTACCCTTGTACGTGTAGGAAGCGGGAATCTTCATCCGGAAGCTGTGAAAACAATTCTCGAATCAAAGGACAGGTCAATGCTCCCGAGTTCAGCACCGGCGCAAGGGTTGGTACTATACAAGGTGTTGTTTGATGAATTCGAAACTTAG
- the secA gene encoding preprotein translocase subunit SecA: protein MGIMSSLFDKNKRILKKYSAITKQINALSKEMESLPAEKFPQKTEEFKERLKRGEPIDSLMPEAFALAREAAKRTVSMRPFDVQVMGAIALHEGKIAEMKTGEGKTLVATMPMYLNALTGKGAHLATVNDYLAKRDANWMGPVYEYLGLTVGYIQSSMEPSTRKLAYQCDITYGTANEFGFDYLRDNLVYDLENKVQRGHHYVIVDEADSILIDEARTPLIISGPSSDSSSMYRQFAFIAKRFTVDEDFTVNEKERTVSLTDKGIEKAERLLNIENLYDPNNYKYLFHLLNALKARTLFKRDVDYIINDGEVIIVDEFTGRLLPGRRYSEGLHQAIEAKENVKIREESMTFATITFQNYFKMYEKIAGMTGTAATEEAEFISIYGAEVVVIPTNKPVIRKDRDDLIYRTLEEKYEAIVSEIEERYKKGQPVLVGTTSIEKSELLSSKLRKKGIPHEVLNAKHHEREAEIVAKAGEKGTITIATNMAGRGTDIKLGEGVTELGGLYVLGTERHESRRIDNQLIGRSGRQGDPGESRFFLSLEDDLIRLFGGERIGSVMNTLRMKPGEPIEHPLLSRIINSAQKKIEGIHFSIRKRLYELDSVVDKQRSAIYAHRDWLLSGENFDDHVKEIFEDVISRRLDELEELPTQEELKKLFSFIPAKLLESVNAKNMSSLKDGLMENLLKVYNEKKEEFAEEFTKVFKFLMLRMIDERWRKHLEAIEHLKDSVGLRAYGQKDPVIEFKKESFTLFQDMIDGLYDDVVTVLTRLVKIDSEKVEKKAKSEINNLNYVHSDFSAVSSKTAEKKGTHKSAYRKRFKIKR, encoded by the coding sequence ATGGGCATCATGAGCTCATTGTTTGATAAGAACAAGAGAATTTTGAAAAAATACAGTGCTATAACAAAGCAAATAAACGCTCTTTCAAAAGAAATGGAATCCTTGCCTGCTGAGAAATTTCCACAGAAAACAGAGGAATTCAAGGAAAGGCTCAAAAGGGGAGAACCCATAGATTCCTTGATGCCTGAGGCATTTGCTCTTGCAAGAGAAGCAGCGAAACGTACAGTGAGTATGAGACCCTTTGATGTGCAGGTTATGGGTGCAATTGCATTGCACGAAGGTAAAATTGCCGAAATGAAAACCGGTGAAGGTAAAACCCTTGTAGCGACCATGCCTATGTATTTGAATGCTTTAACTGGTAAAGGGGCACATCTTGCTACGGTAAATGATTATCTCGCAAAGCGTGACGCTAACTGGATGGGACCAGTATATGAATATCTTGGCCTCACTGTTGGATATATCCAATCTTCTATGGAACCTTCAACAAGAAAACTCGCTTATCAGTGCGACATCACCTATGGAACGGCAAACGAGTTTGGCTTCGATTATCTAAGGGACAATCTTGTATATGATCTGGAAAACAAGGTGCAGCGCGGACATCACTACGTAATTGTTGATGAAGCTGACAGTATATTAATAGATGAAGCCCGAACCCCGCTGATAATTTCAGGCCCCTCATCTGATTCGTCGTCTATGTACCGCCAGTTTGCATTCATAGCGAAGCGATTTACGGTAGATGAGGATTTTACTGTAAATGAAAAAGAAAGAACGGTTAGCCTTACTGATAAAGGAATTGAAAAGGCGGAGAGGCTGCTGAACATTGAGAACCTCTATGACCCCAACAATTATAAATATCTCTTCCACCTTCTCAACGCACTCAAAGCTCGAACACTGTTCAAAAGAGATGTTGACTATATAATAAATGATGGCGAAGTAATAATTGTTGATGAATTCACGGGCAGATTACTGCCGGGAAGACGGTACAGCGAAGGACTGCATCAGGCGATAGAAGCTAAGGAAAACGTTAAGATCAGGGAAGAGAGCATGACCTTTGCAACGATAACCTTCCAGAACTACTTCAAAATGTACGAGAAGATCGCCGGGATGACCGGGACAGCCGCTACCGAAGAAGCCGAATTCATCTCTATTTATGGAGCTGAGGTCGTAGTTATTCCCACCAATAAACCGGTAATAAGAAAAGACAGAGATGATTTGATATATAGAACTCTTGAAGAGAAATACGAAGCTATTGTCTCGGAAATCGAGGAACGCTACAAAAAGGGACAGCCTGTGCTCGTAGGGACTACTTCAATAGAAAAAAGCGAATTGTTGAGCAGCAAGTTAAGAAAGAAAGGCATTCCCCATGAAGTTCTCAATGCTAAACATCACGAACGCGAAGCGGAAATCGTTGCAAAAGCCGGGGAAAAGGGAACAATAACTATCGCGACCAATATGGCAGGCAGAGGGACAGACATAAAGCTTGGCGAAGGAGTTACCGAACTGGGTGGCCTTTATGTCCTGGGAACTGAAAGACACGAAAGCAGAAGAATTGATAATCAGCTCATCGGGCGTTCGGGAAGGCAAGGCGATCCGGGCGAATCGAGATTCTTCCTCTCGCTGGAAGACGACCTTATAAGGCTTTTTGGCGGTGAACGAATAGGAAGTGTAATGAATACCCTGAGGATGAAGCCGGGCGAGCCAATAGAGCATCCCTTACTGAGCAGGATAATAAATTCTGCGCAGAAGAAAATAGAAGGGATTCATTTCTCTATAAGGAAAAGGCTTTATGAGCTGGATTCCGTTGTTGATAAGCAAAGAAGTGCCATATATGCCCACAGGGATTGGCTGCTCAGCGGTGAAAATTTTGATGATCATGTGAAAGAAATCTTCGAAGATGTGATATCCAGAAGGCTGGATGAGCTGGAAGAGTTGCCTACACAGGAAGAATTGAAGAAGCTATTCTCCTTCATCCCCGCAAAGTTGCTTGAGTCAGTTAATGCAAAAAATATGTCAAGCTTAAAAGATGGGCTCATGGAAAACCTGTTGAAGGTTTACAACGAGAAAAAAGAGGAATTCGCCGAAGAATTTACAAAAGTATTCAAGTTTCTCATGTTGAGAATGATCGACGAACGGTGGAGGAAGCACCTTGAAGCTATTGAGCATCTTAAAGATTCTGTCGGGTTGCGAGCTTACGGTCAGAAGGATCCTGTGATAGAATTCAAAAAGGAGTCTTTCACTCTTTTCCAGGATATGATAGATGGGCTTTATGATGATGTTGTAACCGTTCTTACGCGCCTGGTGAAAATCGATAGCGAAAAGGTTGAAAAGAAAGCGAAGAGCGAAATAAACAATCTTAATTATGTCCACTCTGATTTTTCTGCAGTGTCCAGCAAAACAGCAGAAAAGAAAGGTACACATAAGAGTGCCTACAGAAAACGTTTCAAGATAAAGAGGTAA
- the prfB gene encoding peptide chain release factor 2 translates to MLSYETNSRINELKEKFKSMSSTIDIEKTKKRLTEIEEKLSDPSIWSDQKAAGKLGQEAQSLRSQLQLLNEAQETFENIEVAVELAEEDESFAEQVEELIKDAERKVREFELNILLSAPYDQNNAFLSIHPGAGGTESQDWASMLLRMYTRWAEKSNYKVNIIEHQPGDEAGIKSATVQIVGPYAYGKLKYESGVHRLVRISPFDANHRRHTSFASVSVSPEMEDDLEIEIQPDELRIDTYRAGGAGGQHVNRTESAVRITHLPTGIVVTCQNERSQHQNKATAMKILKAKLFELELEKKRREKMKLLGEQKEIAWGSQIRSYVFQPYTMVKDHRTLHETGDIQAVMDGDLDAFIEKELLFFAAVEKSDE, encoded by the coding sequence ATGCTTAGTTATGAGACCAACTCGAGGATAAATGAGCTCAAAGAAAAGTTCAAATCCATGAGTTCTACAATCGATATTGAGAAAACAAAGAAAAGGTTAACAGAAATAGAGGAAAAGCTATCTGATCCTTCGATATGGTCAGATCAAAAGGCTGCTGGTAAACTCGGTCAGGAAGCGCAATCTTTGAGAAGTCAACTTCAGCTACTCAACGAGGCTCAAGAAACATTTGAAAATATAGAAGTTGCGGTGGAGCTCGCTGAAGAAGATGAGAGTTTCGCTGAACAGGTTGAAGAATTGATCAAAGATGCAGAGCGAAAGGTTCGGGAATTTGAATTAAACATATTGCTCAGCGCCCCGTATGATCAGAACAACGCCTTTTTGAGCATACATCCGGGAGCTGGAGGCACTGAATCACAGGATTGGGCTTCAATGCTCCTGCGCATGTATACCAGATGGGCTGAGAAGAGTAACTACAAGGTAAACATTATAGAGCATCAACCCGGTGATGAAGCTGGAATAAAAAGCGCAACGGTTCAAATTGTGGGTCCATATGCATACGGGAAACTCAAATATGAGTCAGGAGTCCACCGCCTTGTAAGAATCTCCCCCTTCGATGCCAACCATAGAAGGCATACCTCTTTTGCATCGGTAAGCGTTTCGCCGGAAATGGAAGATGACCTGGAAATAGAAATTCAACCAGATGAATTGCGGATAGACACATACAGGGCTGGCGGAGCAGGTGGTCAGCATGTTAACAGAACGGAATCTGCTGTGAGGATAACTCATCTTCCCACGGGGATCGTTGTGACCTGTCAGAATGAGCGCTCACAGCATCAAAATAAAGCCACCGCAATGAAAATTTTAAAGGCAAAACTCTTTGAGCTTGAACTCGAGAAAAAAAGAAGAGAGAAAATGAAATTACTTGGCGAGCAAAAGGAAATTGCCTGGGGCAGTCAGATAAGATCGTATGTTTTCCAACCTTACACAATGGTAAAGGATCACAGGACATTGCACGAAACCGGGGATATCCAGGCTGTCATGGATGGGGATCTTGATGCCTTTATTGAGAAGGAATTACTTTTCTTCGCTGCTGTGGAAAAGAGTGATGAATAA